Within the Mercenaria mercenaria strain notata unplaced genomic scaffold, MADL_Memer_1 contig_161, whole genome shotgun sequence genome, the region CAACCGTTTTTTCCTTTCATCAATTGTTTTATACCTTTTACATTCATCGCTCCAGTGCTCGCCGTTGCAGTATCTACACGCTTTCGTAAATGCTTGCGTAATTGCTCTATTTTCTCCCGCTACAAACGCTTCTGTCGTATGTTTTGGTGTAGATTCAGACGTACGATTTCTCATTCCCGGTCCAAAGCTTCGCTCTTTCCTTTCATATGACATCGTAGCTGAGCGTCGTTGTCTAATGTCGGTACTGTTCGTGTCCTTTACTGCCCTTTCACGCGCTACAATATAGTCATTTAACCGTTTGCTTATAGTTCTAACTGTCCACTTTTCGTCGACATCTTTCATGATTTCAAGTTGCAGTAACACATCTTCAGGTATTTTCGACTTTATGATCGACACAATAATGTCTTGGTTGACGTTTTGATCGAGACTTTCCAGACTTCTAAAATGTTTATCGACATTGTCTATCAAATATCTCAAACTGCTAACTTTGTTTGTAGCCGACGGAATGTTTATCAGACGTTTGTAGTGAAGATCAATTATTTCTTGTGAATTGCCAaatcttttcttcaaaatatCCATTGCTACGTTATAGTTTTCGCTCGACAGGGCTAATCCAGCAATCGCCCTTCCTGCTTCACCGAATAATTTGCTCTTCAGATAGgtaaatttttcaatgtttgatatcattttattgtTGTGTACCGCGCTCTGGAAACAGTCCCAAAATTCAGTCCACTTAGTTTTATCACCGGCGAAAGATATCATATCTATTTTCGGTAGCTTAACTGCCGACAATTTTTCAGCTTCTTTTCTGTTTGTAAATTCTTGTTGCTTCATTTGTGAAGACATTAATTGTTGCATATTTTGCTGTAGTTGAATTAACAGATGAGTGTCTGACTcttcatgtgttttttcttctaATTTGTCCTTTAACTTATAAAGTTTGCTCAAGAAATTCTTTAGTTCTAGATAAATGTCCATTGCACGGAAACACAAACTACAGTCATCATCCACAATCACTTCAATTTCTTCACTTTCCCCCATCGATGTGACTAGTTTTTCGCTCTGATTTTCTACCTTTTCTCGGTATAAGCTAATCTTTTCCATACATGACGAAGCACTGCTTATTTTTTCATCTAACTCGTATTCCTCAGATTCCGAAGTTAATAATGATGCAGCTTTCTCAACCTCTTCCTTCAACGTATTTCGAAACCGTGTCCTCACGCTTTTCAGATATCGTAAATTCGAATTTGACGACATCGCACTAATAGCCTCCTGGCCGTCTTTTTGCTT harbors:
- the LOC128551737 gene encoding uncharacterized protein LOC128551737, producing MEKQKDGQEAISAMSSNSNLRYLKSVRTRFRNTLKEEVEKAASLLTSESEEYELDEKISSASSCMEKISLYREKVENQSEKLVTSMGESEEIEVIVDDDCSLCFRAMDIYLELKNFLSKLYKLKDKLEEKTHEESDTHLLIQLQQNMQQLMSSQMKQQEFTNRKEAEKLSAVKLPKIDMISFAGDKTKWTEFWDCFQSAVHNNKMISNIEKFTYLKSKLFGEAGRAIAGLALSSENYNVAMDILKKRFGNSQEIIDLHYKRLINIPSATNKVSSLRYLIDNVDKHFRSLESLDQNVNQDIIVSIIKSKIPEDVLLQLEIMKDVDEKWTVRTISKRLNDYIVARERAVKDTNSTDIRQRRSATMSYERKERSFGPGMRNRTSESTPKHTTEAFVAGENRAITQAFTKACRYCNGEHWSDECKRYKTIDERKKRLKGCCYKCLKDNHRAKDCKSTRVCTYCKKVNVHHRSLCDKRFQINQNHESANLSNEVENVENTESENKTLENEETGLLSYNENVLMQTAFTEIKNARNGQSEHVRLMLDCGSHRTYVSQSLADRLNLEVNGEQSIHLITFGSRNEKVIQTKSTKIDIKLQNGEYMTLTANIVPNITGTISRKAVRLKSQSKFDSLTKDLILADNIPTHNETETLDLLIGNDYYLDIVQTEKIEVQQGLYLLATKFGWMLSGRTEVTDEYDSSDMNMLILNYGNNVTKTNVFTRRTV